Proteins encoded in a region of the Wolbachia endosymbiont (group A) of Anomoia purmunda genome:
- a CDS encoding tetratricopeptide repeat protein translates to MLRIAQRNKVYWLHAAANATTLGSMFVCMLICVVILWRSSVTYASENLEIQKAFDSVVKHIKADKKYKDLDVIERKSDKFNIKISQNSGKSFDIYSTLKKAKDSFKLGDNETAISLLNQITAKFPYHKNALIGLGNIYYANKEYKKAVEIYTRLLKEYPSNPYILKNFLTIISQYDPDLALSEMLKLYDIHKNYAPLLANLGLIYMKKEDYVKGKEYMTTAISLDENNIFYTYNLAVILDKLSDFQNATIFYLKLLNMATTLKDVSEKIPLYKVRARLKFIKLHSTHSKIS, encoded by the coding sequence GTGTTACGCATAGCTCAAAGAAATAAGGTTTACTGGTTACACGCTGCAGCCAATGCCACAACACTAGGATCTATGTTTGTCTGCATGTTAATTTGCGTTGTGATTTTATGGAGGTCTTCTGTTACCTATGCCAGTGAAAATTTGGAGATACAAAAGGCCTTTGATAGTGTTGTCAAGCATATAAAAGCTGATAAAAAATATAAAGATCTTGATGTTATTGAGAGAAAAAGTGACAAATTTAATATCAAAATTTCGCAGAATTCTGGCAAGAGTTTTGACATATACTCTACTTTAAAAAAAGCAAAAGATTCCTTTAAGTTAGGAGATAATGAAACAGCTATTTCTCTCCTTAATCAGATTACCGCAAAGTTTCCTTATCATAAAAATGCTTTGATTGGACTAGGGAATATTTATTACGCTAATAAAGAATACAAAAAAGCTGTAGAGATTTACACAAGACTGTTAAAAGAATACCCTAGTAACCCTTACATATTAAAAAATTTTCTGACAATAATCTCACAATATGATCCTGATCTGGCGTTGAGTGAAATGTTAAAATTGTATGATATACATAAAAATTATGCTCCTTTATTAGCAAATTTAGGTCTGATTTATATGAAAAAGGAGGATTATGTAAAAGGTAAAGAGTATATGACAACTGCTATTTCTCTTGATGAAAACAATATTTTTTATACCTATAATCTAGCTGTTATTCTAGATAAACTTTCAGATTTTCAAAATGCTACAATATTCTACTTAAAGTTGTTGAACATGGCTACAACTTTGAAAGATGTGAGTGAAAAAATACCTTTATACAAAGTGAGAGCAAGACTAAAATTTATAAAACTTCACAGCACGCACTCAAAGATTTCATAA
- a CDS encoding IS4 family transposase, which translates to MDRIACLSKDLNEFFNEKADEISIAVGFIKRKRKLNGSSFIKAMVFGNIGVGDCSIETMCQLLNEDSIEITKQGLDYISLPSSMEDMYKGYGSSYRDCESNTKSGIKLQLVFDYLNQALDKLNLIEGIRSDQGYRDYLNGLSANDLLIFDLCYFVPSSFKQIDEAGAYFVSRYKSDTNIYDIETNQKIELLECLEGQSLLEMEVLLGKEVKIKVRIICQKLTEEQSIIRRRRANKLAKSHGYTSSQKNQKLLDWSIFITNVPESKISAEQVLTVYRVRWQIELLFKLYKSHIRLDELKGKPYRVLCELYAKLCAILIFHGIVGCIKLKENTELSLTKAFIELKRRIRELFLALSSKINNLRIFLKKPTTDWSQFSVKDRYRKTRVSTLSSLNFLTLAS; encoded by the coding sequence ATGGACAGAATAGCTTGCTTATCAAAAGACCTCAATGAATTCTTTAATGAAAAAGCAGACGAAATATCAATTGCAGTAGGTTTTATAAAAAGAAAGAGAAAACTTAATGGCTCATCATTCATAAAAGCTATGGTTTTTGGTAACATAGGAGTTGGTGATTGCAGCATAGAAACAATGTGCCAATTGCTAAATGAAGACTCGATAGAAATTACAAAACAGGGTTTGGATTATATTAGCCTGCCCAGTAGCATGGAAGATATGTACAAAGGATATGGGAGTAGCTATAGAGATTGTGAGAGTAATACCAAATCAGGAATAAAGCTGCAGTTAGTCTTTGATTACCTGAACCAAGCGCTAGATAAGTTAAATTTAATAGAAGGAATAAGGTCGGATCAAGGTTATAGGGATTATCTGAACGGTTTATCAGCCAATGATTTGCTAATATTTGATTTGTGCTACTTTGTGCCTAGTTCTTTTAAACAGATTGATGAAGCAGGTGCATATTTTGTTAGTCGTTATAAGTCTGATACCAATATATATGATATAGAAACAAATCAAAAAATAGAGTTGTTGGAATGTTTAGAAGGTCAATCCCTTCTAGAGATGGAAGTGCTATTAGGAAAAGAAGTAAAAATTAAAGTGAGAATTATATGTCAAAAATTAACTGAAGAACAGTCTATAATTAGAAGAAGAAGGGCTAATAAGTTAGCAAAATCACATGGATATACATCTTCTCAAAAGAATCAAAAATTGCTGGATTGGTCGATATTCATAACTAACGTTCCAGAGAGTAAAATCAGCGCTGAACAAGTATTAACAGTTTACAGGGTAAGATGGCAGATTGAATTATTATTTAAATTGTATAAGAGTCACATCAGGCTTGACGAACTTAAAGGAAAACCATACAGAGTATTATGTGAACTATACGCTAAATTGTGCGCAATTCTTATATTTCATGGAATAGTTGGTTGTATAAAACTGAAAGAGAATACAGAGCTGAGTTTAACAAAGGCATTCATTGAATTAAAAAGAAGGATTAGGGAGTTGTTTTTAGCGTTAAGCAGTAAAATTAATAATTTGAGAATTTTCCTGAAAAAACCTACCACAGACTGGTCACAATTTTCTGTGAAAGACAGATATAGAAAAACTAGAGTATCCACCTTAAGTTCATTGAATTTTCTTACCCTTGCTTCTTAA